The genomic window GGCGACGCCAGCGGCACTGGCGCAGCGCAACCCGTCTGGCATGGCGAGTTATCCGCTGTTGCCTTGGTGCAATCGCATCCGCGATGGCCATGCCCGCTTCGGCGTCCGGGAGATCGACGTGCCACCCGGACATCCCGCCTCGCCTTCAGGTCGTCATCCACTGCATGGCCTCGGGTGGCTGCGGTCCTGGACGGTCGACGAGGCGACGCCGGCGCGTGTAAAGCTCTCATTGCAGGTGAATGCCTGCGCTGCGTGGCCCTGGCGTTTCGAGGCATCGCAGGTTTTCGAGCTCGATGCGACTGGCTTGGTTGCGACGATTGTGCTGACCAACCGTGATGACGTGGCGATGCCGGCCGGCATCGGCCACCACCCTTACTTTCCGCACCACCCGGGCACGCGCCTGCAGACCGTGACCGACGCCATGTGGCGTGGCGATGCCGAGGTGATGCCCGTCGCGCTCGAAGCGACACCCGACGTGGCGATGCTGCGCGATGGCGTCGGCCTCGATGCGCTCGACCTCGACAACAACTTTGCCGGCTGGCAGCACAGCGCACGCATCGAGTGGCCCGGCAGCGGGCACGCCATCGTCATGGCGGCCGAGTCGCCGCTGGATTTCTTCGTGCTGTATTGCCCGCGCGGCGCCGACCACTTTTGCGCCGAGCCGGTAAGCCAATGCACCGACGCCATCAACCTGTCGGACCGCTACCCGGTCGAGACTTTGGGCGGCACGGTGCTGGCGCCGGGCGCATCGTTGACGGGTCGTTGGACGTTGCGTCCCGAAAACTAGATCCCGCGTGCGCGGTCGGCCTTGAAGCGTGCGCGCAAGTCGGCAAAGCGCCCCACGTCGAGCGCCTCGCGGATCTCTCGCATCAGGTTCAGGTAATAGTGCAGGTTGTGGATGGTGCAAAGCATCGGCCCGAGCATCTCGGCACAGCGGTCGAGGTGGTGCATGTAAGCGCGGCTGAAGCCATCGCGCCCGCCATCGTCCCAACTCACGCCTGATGTGCCTGCGCAGGCGTGGCAAGTGCAGCTCGGATCGAGTGGCTGCGGGTCGGTCTTGTGGCGCGCGTTGCGCAGCTTCAAGTCGCCATAGCGCGTGAAGATGGTGCCATTGCGCGCATTGCGCGTGGGCATCACGCAGTCGAACATGTCGACGCCATCGGCAACGCCCTGCACCAGGTCTTCCGGCGTGCCGA from Variovorax sp. PAMC28562 includes these protein-coding regions:
- a CDS encoding aldose 1-epimerase, with translation MNPVEVPDQTADALVHLEAGALRMTLAPSVGGAIAAFWSERDGARTDWLRPATPAALAQRNPSGMASYPLLPWCNRIRDGHARFGVREIDVPPGHPASPSGRHPLHGLGWLRSWTVDEATPARVKLSLQVNACAAWPWRFEASQVFELDATGLVATIVLTNRDDVAMPAGIGHHPYFPHHPGTRLQTVTDAMWRGDAEVMPVALEATPDVAMLRDGVGLDALDLDNNFAGWQHSARIEWPGSGHAIVMAAESPLDFFVLYCPRGADHFCAEPVSQCTDAINLSDRYPVETLGGTVLAPGASLTGRWTLRPEN